CCTCGAGCGAGTCCTGGTGGCGGGGGATCTGTCGCAAATCGTGCGCTGCGCGGCGGTGGGCGCGGGAGCCTCGGGCGAGCTCCTGCCGCAGGTCGTCGCGGAGGGTGCCACGTTCTTCTTGCTGGGCGAGCTCCGCCACCACGACGCGCTCGCCGCGAAGAAGGCGGGGGTCGCTATTGCATGCACTCTACACTCAAACAGCGAGCGCGCGGCGCTGGGGCGGCTCGCCGAGCTGCTCGCCGTCGCGCTCCCCGGCGTAGCGTTCATGTGCAGCGCGGTCGATCGCGATCCGTTCGACTACGCGTGACGCGCCGCGGTCGCGGATCAGCGGGGGCGGAGGAGGAGCACGGCGAGCAGGACCACCGCGAGGCTGGAGATCGCGATGGCGACGAACAAAAGCGCACGGGTCGACACGAGACCGGGCGCTTGCGCGGCGGCGGGTGGGGGCGGTCCGAGCGCTCCGCGGGGCAGCTCCACCGTGACGCTCTCGCGCCTCCGGCGGGGCGGCACCTGGGCGCCGGGCGCCGCGTACAGCCCGCCGGGCTGCACGTAGGGGGCTCCCGGCTGCGTGGGTGGCAGGAAGCCAGCGTCTCCGGGCGCGTACGGCGCGTACGGCGTCGGCGCCGGGCCGGGAGGCGGGGCGCGGTATCCTTGTGGCGCCTGCGGCGGATAGGCGGCCGGGGGCATATGCGGTGTCAGCGCGTCGTCGTCGGCGCTGTCGAGGTCCACGTCGACCGAGAGCGACGGCTCCACCACGGCGGCCCCTTCCACGATGACCTTCTCGTCTTCCTCGCGGTAGCCACGCAGGCGCTGCGGCGGGGGCCTCGGCGCCGCGACGGCGCGGTCCTCGGGGGCGGTGGGGCGCGCCCCGCGCTGCGGCGCGGCCTTGGCGGGCGCCGCGGGCGCCGCGGGCTTGCCAGCGGCGGCAGCCTGGGCCGCCATACGGGCCTCCATGTGCGCCACGGCGGCCCGCTGCGCAGCGGCCATGACCTCGGCGGACACCGGCACGGTGGGGTCGTCGGAGGGTTCGGGATCCTCCCCCACGCTCGGCGTGCCCGCGCGCGGGCCGAGGTCGCTCATGCAGAGAGGGTGCAGGGTTTTCCCGCTCCTGAGAAGGGGGAAGTCGTCAGGGCGTGAACGTGGCGCGGATCGCCCCGTGGTCGGAGCCGCCCCACCCGGCCTGCTCCCCGCGAAACACCTGAAACGTACCGGGCACGAGCCGACCTACCGCCTGCCGAGCGAGGAACAGGTGATCGAGCGCGACCCACACGCCGCCGTATCGCACAGTGCCGATCTCCGCCTGCGCGAGCCCCTCCGACACCCGCACGAGCTCACCGCCCGCGGCGAGCGCCTCCAGGGCGGGGGACCCGGGCACGTCGTTCAGATCGCCCCCCAGCACGACCGTCGCCGTCGGGAACGTCTGCGCGACCGACACCGTGATCGCGCGGGCCGCGCGGGCCTCGGCGAGGCGCCGCTCGGGGTCGTCATTCACCTTCGAGCGGAAGTGCGCGACGAGCACGATGAGCTCGCTGAACGGGCTCGGGGGCTGCAAGTGCACCTCGAGGAGATCGCGCGAGAACGTGGTCGTGCGCCCGTCGGGCAGGGTGAGCGGCGTCGCGTAGTGGCTGCGCACCTTGGTGATCGGGTAGGCCGAGAGCACCGCCACGTCGACCGAGGCGGCGCCGCCGGTCTCGCCGAGCACGGCGGACGGCAGCTCGGGCACGGCCTCGGTGAGCGCGCGGAGCGAGGCCTGCGACTCGACCTCTTGGAGGAGCACCACGCCCGCGCGGAGGGCCCGGATCGCCGCGCCGAGCTCGGCGGCCTTCGCGGCGAGCGCGGCCGGGCTCGGCTCCTCCTCGTAAGCCCCAGGCCCGCAGTCGCCGGTGTCGCAGACGGTGTCGA
The window above is part of the Myxococcales bacterium genome. Proteins encoded here:
- a CDS encoding endonuclease/exonuclease/phosphatase family protein, whose translation is MRLLLGRRGHGVLHDRGEGAGLPLSHARARFGASAWRAGLAALTLGALGPCVLGACRDDSGPVEAPPLPPLADAGPDVRPDTRPEPPRGPTIEVASFNVHRLFDTVCDTGDCGPGAYEEEPSPAALAAKAAELGAAIRALRAGVVLLQEVESQASLRALTEAVPELPSAVLGETGGAASVDVAVLSAYPITKVRSHYATPLTLPDGRTTTFSRDLLEVHLQPPSPFSELIVLVAHFRSKVNDDPERRLAEARAARAITVSVAQTFPTATVVLGGDLNDVPGSPALEALAAGGELVRVSEGLAQAEIGTVRYGGVWVALDHLFLARQAVGRLVPGTFQVFRGEQAGWGGSDHGAIRATFTP